The following proteins are co-located in the Pirellulales bacterium genome:
- a CDS encoding DUF3857 domain-containing protein: protein MSTLAPVAPLDFPSAPVRIDDVPRPTKPARRLWRTLLNRPRPARRFAPRLTFDPTLAGLDPAVAAHWGELLLIEDVASILHRDGTVTWLRHIVAWLFGAENLADWDEIVRTYDSRKEVHRVLTAQLYPVEGKPRMIKPTVQQFAYAGARGSRAGRSLQFNFHPLRPGVVVEFEEQYDEFVADRAGPLLVNQFFLQTRAPCLRRRYTAAVAAPYELHYRVHHSDVQPALRRDKEYSIAAWELSDAEGTEYDNWNPPPRDFLPWIDVSTAAEWGRFARQLRQELVRPAGSKPTGETERLAQELTADKPTPLAQARSAYAYAARSVRYGRPPAEHQARNTRAASQVFEDLRGDCKDKSSLLVQLLRQMGMQAEIAVLLTADEGRTPFLPSARFNHAIVRATVEGVVHWLDPASGLFTFGQLPEGDTGVAAMILDGETFAFDRVAFPDKERFDTIRRWQGRIDEQGDFVGQLHAEYNGESAARLRQALIDRTAEHCERALRSWLGNEHPGFEADQLCYTAPDDLDGPLSVSCQMRAERIARRVQDAILVQPPWYGAIDMNGPFASPTRRQPLVVPAFYQTDEQFTIELPPGTEPLAAPEPAAHACDWARYDCLLKAEGNTIRCRRRLRLAGRGAHVPAERFNEFRRFWQLAYWSDTNPIVMKRVSET, encoded by the coding sequence ATGTCGACTCTTGCCCCCGTTGCGCCGCTCGACTTCCCAAGTGCGCCGGTGCGGATCGACGACGTGCCGCGGCCGACCAAGCCGGCGCGGCGCTTGTGGCGCACTCTTCTGAATCGGCCCCGACCGGCGCGGCGGTTCGCGCCGCGGCTGACGTTCGACCCGACGCTTGCTGGGCTTGATCCGGCCGTGGCCGCGCACTGGGGCGAGTTGCTGCTGATCGAGGACGTCGCGTCGATTCTCCACCGCGACGGCACCGTGACGTGGCTGCGGCACATTGTCGCGTGGCTGTTCGGCGCCGAGAATCTCGCCGATTGGGACGAGATCGTCCGCACCTACGACTCGCGCAAGGAAGTGCACCGCGTGCTGACCGCTCAGCTCTACCCGGTCGAGGGGAAGCCGCGGATGATCAAGCCGACCGTGCAGCAGTTCGCGTACGCCGGGGCGCGCGGCAGTCGCGCCGGCCGATCGCTGCAGTTCAACTTCCACCCGCTGCGGCCGGGGGTGGTCGTCGAGTTCGAGGAGCAGTACGACGAGTTCGTCGCCGATCGTGCGGGTCCGCTGTTGGTCAACCAGTTCTTTCTGCAGACCCGGGCCCCCTGCCTCCGCCGGCGATACACCGCGGCGGTTGCTGCGCCGTACGAGCTCCACTACCGCGTGCACCACAGCGACGTGCAGCCCGCGCTGCGGCGCGACAAGGAGTACTCGATCGCCGCGTGGGAGTTGAGCGACGCCGAAGGGACGGAGTACGACAACTGGAACCCCCCGCCGCGCGATTTTTTGCCGTGGATCGACGTGAGCACGGCGGCCGAGTGGGGCCGATTCGCCCGGCAATTGCGCCAGGAGTTGGTCCGTCCCGCAGGATCGAAGCCGACGGGCGAGACGGAGCGATTGGCGCAGGAGCTGACGGCGGACAAGCCGACGCCGCTCGCCCAGGCCCGCAGCGCATATGCCTACGCGGCGCGAAGCGTCCGCTACGGGCGCCCTCCCGCAGAGCATCAGGCGCGCAACACCCGCGCTGCCAGCCAGGTGTTCGAGGACCTGCGCGGCGACTGCAAGGACAAGTCGTCGTTGCTGGTGCAGCTCTTGCGGCAGATGGGGATGCAGGCCGAGATTGCCGTGCTGCTCACCGCCGACGAAGGACGGACCCCGTTTCTCCCCTCGGCCCGATTCAACCACGCGATCGTCCGCGCGACGGTCGAGGGGGTCGTCCACTGGCTCGACCCGGCCAGCGGGTTGTTCACGTTCGGCCAATTGCCCGAGGGAGACACGGGGGTCGCGGCGATGATCCTCGACGGCGAGACCTTTGCGTTCGATCGCGTCGCGTTTCCTGACAAGGAGCGATTCGACACGATCCGCCGGTGGCAAGGGCGGATCGACGAACAGGGAGACTTCGTCGGCCAGTTGCACGCCGAGTACAACGGCGAATCCGCCGCGCGGCTGCGGCAGGCGTTGATCGACCGCACCGCCGAGCACTGCGAGCGGGCCCTTCGCTCGTGGTTGGGGAACGAGCACCCTGGGTTCGAGGCCGACCAACTGTGCTACACGGCGCCCGACGATTTGGACGGACCGCTATCGGTGTCGTGCCAGATGCGGGCCGAGCGGATCGCACGGCGGGTGCAGGACGCGATCCTCGTGCAGCCGCCGTGGTACGGGGCGATCGACATGAACGGGCCGTTCGCTTCGCCGACGCGGCGGCAGCCGCTGGTCGTGCCGGCGTTCTACCAGACCGACGAACAGTTCACGATCGAACTGCCGCCGGGGACTGAGCCGCTCGCGGCCCCTGAACCGGCGGCCCACGCGTGCGACTGGGCCCGCTACGACTGCCTCCTCAAGGCCGAGGGGAACACGATCCGCTGTCGCCGGCGGTTGCGGCTCGCCGGCCGGGGTGCTCACGTCCCCGCGGAGCGGTTCAACGAGTTCCGCCGTTTCTGGCAACTGGCCTATTGGTCGGATACGAACCCGATCGTCATGAAGCGAGTTTCCGAGACATGA
- a CDS encoding class I SAM-dependent methyltransferase: MRVPLFFLETLVYGISYAWLKYLIRTPQPLEGDYAWDAVTRDAPAAIDWFRLHWPIKPLRPLLLAAKMRQDHALGIHAHYDVSNEFYELFLDKRYMFYTCADFHRPDETIEEAQQHKADFILNLINPQPGQRILELGCGWGAMLRRIYEATGDKENLYGLTLSREQVAYNQQHNQFRVEYDNFVTCEYPRERFDCIYSIGAWEHVRQREIPPLLAKLYAAIKPGGKLVKHFFCRVNDDMMAPAACSQIYFPGSMGSSYRFHARAWEDAGFRITHRSIHDYRLTLRAWYDNLVANRERALELVDVPTYNRYLTFFPTSWRYFNDNMGMLTRWVLEKPA, encoded by the coding sequence ATGCGCGTTCCGTTGTTCTTTTTGGAAACGCTGGTCTACGGCATTTCGTACGCCTGGCTGAAATACCTCATTCGCACGCCGCAGCCGCTGGAGGGCGATTACGCCTGGGACGCAGTCACGCGCGACGCCCCCGCGGCGATCGATTGGTTTCGGCTTCACTGGCCGATCAAGCCGCTGCGGCCGCTCCTGCTGGCGGCGAAAATGCGGCAGGATCACGCCTTGGGGATCCACGCCCATTACGACGTCTCGAACGAGTTCTACGAACTGTTCCTCGACAAGCGATACATGTTTTACACGTGCGCCGATTTTCATCGGCCCGACGAAACGATCGAAGAGGCGCAGCAGCACAAGGCCGACTTCATTCTCAACCTGATCAATCCGCAACCGGGGCAGCGGATCTTGGAACTCGGCTGCGGCTGGGGCGCCATGTTGCGGCGGATCTACGAAGCGACCGGCGACAAGGAGAACCTGTACGGGCTCACGCTGTCGCGCGAGCAGGTCGCCTACAACCAGCAGCACAACCAGTTCCGCGTCGAGTACGACAACTTCGTCACCTGCGAGTATCCCCGCGAACGCTTCGATTGCATCTACTCGATCGGCGCGTGGGAGCATGTCCGGCAGCGCGAGATTCCGCCGCTGTTGGCCAAGCTGTACGCCGCGATCAAGCCGGGGGGAAAGCTCGTCAAACACTTCTTCTGCCGGGTGAACGACGACATGATGGCGCCTGCGGCCTGCTCGCAGATCTATTTTCCCGGGTCGATGGGCTCGTCGTACCGATTCCACGCTCGGGCGTGGGAAGACGCCGGGTTTCGCATCACGCATCGCTCGATCCACGACTACCGACTGACCCTCCGGGCATGGTACGACAACCTCGTGGCCAATCGCGAGCGGGCCCTCGAGCTGGTCGACGTGCCGACGTACAACCGCTATCTCACTTTCTTCCCCACGTCGTGGCGGTACTTCAACGACAACATGGGAATGCTCACCCGCTGGGTGCTTGAGAAGCCGGCGTGA